The following proteins come from a genomic window of Flavobacterium crocinum:
- a CDS encoding PBP1 and LysM peptidoglycan-binding domain-containing protein: protein MKYYLTLLSLVFFISSSAFSQEKVVKYKVSSGETINQIAQKFKVTPYDIYKLNPDARTGISPNTVLLIPTAAGEAKKEVAETKAAVSSGKDIIHEVQPKETFYSIEHKYGISDEALKAANPFLEKTGVQIGQKLVIPAKGSAPKTAAKPTGKEKGIEKYVYHDVQPKETKFGIAKQYNMSVAELEKKNPDIVTNLPVGYRLTIKGTAPKTESTLAETAKPAENKKPAETSKKAVTYMDYQVKPKETLYSLSRTFHLTQDELTALNPSLSEGVKEGMVLKVPTGYLAPVAIVTAQVPAEKPVETSVNRPSESSGGGIKIIDKVKSTENDNVEIVELTKKRGANERKKVALLLPFNLAKVQSDTSGTANRIKNDKFLNMTLDFYSGAMMAIDSAKTLKLPIDVTIYDSQETKTTSNVSGLISKLQDADAVIGPFYQSNAEAAANSLRLYNVPVISPLSKDIANPIDNLYQTIPANDVIRNSVFDYMRSKNGNIVAVVDKKKESVINYIRQNQKGVAFASLTETGGLDVANLKSLLIPGRMNYVVMETGNTAMVKTTIKALLDSQKTCQVQLVILEPNSTLDTDEISFDNLVKLKLMYPSVTRESDEQSVLIYEKQYRLKNKANPTTYATRGFDVTFDTMMRLVQGKTFQETADLMTTQQVDNKFQYYRKEDGGHANKGVYILYYDSDLTLKVAN, encoded by the coding sequence ATGAAATACTATTTAACATTATTATCCCTTGTATTCTTTATTAGTTCAAGTGCTTTTTCACAAGAAAAAGTGGTGAAATATAAAGTGTCAAGCGGTGAAACTATTAATCAGATTGCACAGAAATTTAAGGTTACACCTTATGATATTTACAAACTTAATCCGGATGCCAGAACAGGAATAAGCCCAAATACAGTTTTGTTGATTCCAACAGCGGCTGGAGAAGCGAAAAAAGAAGTTGCTGAAACTAAAGCTGCCGTTTCTTCAGGAAAAGATATTATTCATGAAGTACAACCGAAAGAAACATTCTACAGCATTGAGCATAAATATGGAATTTCTGATGAAGCGTTAAAAGCAGCAAATCCATTTTTAGAGAAAACAGGAGTTCAGATTGGACAAAAACTGGTAATTCCTGCGAAAGGATCAGCTCCTAAAACAGCAGCTAAACCGACTGGAAAAGAAAAAGGAATTGAAAAATATGTTTATCATGACGTGCAGCCAAAAGAAACAAAATTTGGTATTGCAAAACAGTACAATATGTCTGTTGCGGAGTTAGAGAAAAAAAATCCGGATATCGTTACGAATTTGCCGGTTGGTTACAGATTAACAATAAAAGGAACTGCTCCAAAAACAGAAAGTACTCTGGCAGAAACAGCTAAACCTGCTGAGAATAAAAAGCCGGCGGAAACTTCGAAAAAGGCGGTTACTTACATGGATTATCAGGTTAAACCAAAAGAAACTTTGTACAGTTTGTCCAGAACTTTTCATTTGACTCAGGATGAATTAACAGCGCTTAATCCATCACTTTCTGAAGGTGTAAAAGAAGGAATGGTTTTAAAAGTTCCAACAGGATATTTAGCTCCGGTTGCGATTGTTACAGCACAAGTACCTGCAGAAAAACCAGTTGAAACTTCAGTTAACCGACCATCAGAAAGTAGTGGTGGCGGAATTAAGATTATTGATAAAGTAAAATCAACTGAGAACGATAATGTAGAAATTGTAGAATTGACTAAAAAGAGAGGAGCTAATGAGCGTAAAAAAGTAGCTTTACTACTTCCTTTTAATTTGGCTAAAGTGCAAAGTGATACTTCCGGAACAGCTAACAGAATTAAAAATGATAAGTTCTTAAATATGACTTTAGATTTTTATTCCGGAGCTATGATGGCAATCGATTCTGCTAAAACTTTGAAATTGCCAATTGATGTTACGATTTATGATTCTCAGGAAACTAAAACAACATCTAATGTTTCTGGTTTGATTTCTAAACTTCAGGATGCAGATGCCGTAATTGGACCATTCTATCAAAGTAATGCAGAAGCGGCAGCAAATTCACTTCGTTTGTATAATGTGCCGGTAATTTCACCATTATCAAAAGATATCGCAAATCCAATTGATAATTTATATCAGACTATCCCGGCAAACGATGTGATTAGAAATTCAGTTTTTGATTATATGCGATCTAAAAACGGAAATATTGTAGCAGTAGTAGATAAGAAAAAAGAGTCGGTTATCAATTATATCAGACAAAATCAAAAAGGAGTAGCATTTGCATCCCTGACTGAAACCGGTGGTTTGGACGTAGCTAATTTAAAAAGTCTGTTAATTCCCGGACGAATGAATTATGTTGTAATGGAAACTGGAAATACTGCGATGGTTAAAACGACAATAAAGGCTTTACTTGATTCTCAGAAAACCTGTCAGGTACAGCTTGTAATTCTGGAGCCAAACAGCACATTGGATACAGATGAAATTAGTTTTGATAACTTGGTAAAACTAAAATTGATGTATCCGTCTGTAACTCGCGAAAGTGATGAACAATCTGTTTTAATTTATGAAAAACAATATCGTCTGAAAAACAAAGCCAATCCAACGACTTACGCAACAAGAGGATTTGATGTGACGTTTGACACGATGATGCGTTTGGTACAAGGAAAAACATTTCAGGAAACCGCTGACTTAATGACCACACAACAAGTAGATAATAAATTTCAATATTACAGAAAAGAAGACGGCGGACACGCTAACAAAGGTGTTTACATCTTATATTACGATAGTGACTTAACTTTAAAAGTAGCAAATTAA
- a CDS encoding OsmC family protein, whose translation MTSKVTYLGDLRTSSIHVQSGSEIISDAPLDNNGKGEAFSPTDTVANALASCMMTIMGIKARDLEVDFVGSTAEVTKIMNAEPRRIGAIEIVFNMKSNADEKSRTILERAAMTCPVFLSLSSEIEKKISFNWN comes from the coding sequence ATGACATCAAAAGTAACCTATTTAGGCGATTTAAGAACAAGTTCAATTCACGTGCAGTCAGGCAGCGAAATCATTTCTGATGCACCATTAGATAACAACGGAAAAGGAGAAGCGTTTTCTCCAACAGATACTGTCGCCAATGCTTTAGCAAGCTGTATGATGACGATTATGGGAATTAAAGCCCGTGATTTAGAAGTTGATTTTGTAGGTTCAACTGCAGAAGTAACAAAGATCATGAATGCAGAACCAAGAAGAATTGGTGCAATCGAAATTGTTTTTAATATGAAAAGCAATGCTGATGAAAAAAGCAGAACAATTCTGGAACGTGCAGCAATGACTTGTCCAGTGTTTTTAAGTTTAAGCAGTGAAATTGAAAAGAAAATTAGTTTTAACTGGAATTAA
- a CDS encoding RagB/SusD family nutrient uptake outer membrane protein, protein MKKIFLLFTAISFLSSCELDREPFNSYTQDKIQEDKEASIEVLLNGCYAQLKGWSDVMHRVGEYPGDNIMIRGTSTDSFYSFISYQHVTNNGRLSVFWNNSYKIISQSSDLIKIIKEGESDAVDQQLGEAYYLRGMIYFYLCKTYGRPYAQSPETNLGVPIVNGLPADLDNLTLPDRSTVKDTYAQAINDLKKAESLMNEGKTAAYATKEAAQAMLSRIYLYMSGTYETPNQEYATQSIEYSNKVIASGRYSMLSRNSFMKYNTYAPDAPEQTETIFAVKQVASEFSGYDHYYGIGGMYANIQGQGWGEMYASAKYLDLLRKAGGKNDARWAFIDPQYATDAAGNKTEAFRFIYDVYNTGGTQTGYNYMQQPLKRNPDGSFYITIGTTNYNLTTVNAAENQYSIVYEGKTYTGEKDYMMLLNRVYPMYYITKCSLQDNDSHLHSPIISRLAEMYLNLAEAYAKKGDYSNALTNLNIVRERAIIGGSYTSLNSTNAVQRIDEERQLELAFEAHRGYDVYRNGQTMTRRYPGPHLPMNDVPATSLRVVQYIPQSEINAYPGTLTQNP, encoded by the coding sequence ATGAAAAAGATATTTCTATTATTTACAGCAATTAGTTTCCTGTCTTCATGTGAGTTAGACAGAGAACCTTTTAATTCCTATACACAAGATAAAATTCAGGAAGATAAAGAGGCTTCTATCGAAGTTTTATTAAATGGTTGTTATGCACAGCTTAAAGGCTGGTCTGATGTAATGCACAGAGTTGGAGAATATCCTGGCGATAATATTATGATTAGAGGAACTTCTACAGATTCTTTCTACTCTTTCATATCCTATCAGCATGTGACCAATAACGGACGTTTATCTGTTTTTTGGAACAATAGCTATAAAATTATTTCGCAGTCAAGTGATTTAATTAAAATTATTAAAGAAGGAGAAAGCGATGCTGTAGATCAGCAATTAGGAGAAGCCTATTATTTAAGAGGTATGATTTATTTCTACCTATGCAAAACGTATGGAAGACCTTATGCGCAATCTCCTGAAACCAATCTAGGAGTTCCAATTGTAAATGGTCTGCCAGCCGATTTAGACAATTTAACATTGCCAGATCGTTCTACTGTAAAAGATACTTATGCGCAAGCTATAAATGACTTGAAAAAAGCGGAATCTTTAATGAATGAAGGGAAAACCGCTGCTTATGCGACTAAAGAAGCTGCGCAGGCAATGCTTTCCAGAATCTACTTATACATGAGCGGCACTTATGAAACGCCAAATCAGGAATATGCAACGCAGTCTATCGAATATTCAAACAAGGTAATTGCTAGCGGGCGTTACAGCATGTTGAGTCGTAATAGTTTCATGAAGTACAATACATATGCTCCCGACGCTCCAGAACAAACCGAAACTATTTTTGCTGTAAAACAAGTTGCTTCTGAATTTTCGGGCTATGATCACTATTATGGAATTGGTGGTATGTATGCCAACATTCAAGGACAAGGCTGGGGCGAAATGTATGCCAGCGCTAAATATTTAGATTTACTTCGCAAAGCCGGAGGAAAAAATGACGCACGCTGGGCTTTTATTGATCCGCAATATGCTACAGATGCTGCAGGAAACAAAACAGAAGCTTTCCGTTTTATATATGATGTTTATAATACCGGAGGAACTCAAACTGGATATAATTATATGCAACAACCTCTAAAACGTAATCCTGATGGTTCATTCTATATTACTATCGGTACTACAAATTACAATTTGACTACTGTAAATGCTGCAGAAAATCAATATTCGATTGTCTATGAAGGAAAAACGTATACGGGTGAAAAGGATTATATGATGCTTTTAAACCGTGTTTATCCAATGTATTATATTACCAAATGTTCGCTTCAGGATAATGATTCTCACTTGCACTCTCCTATTATTTCACGATTAGCAGAAATGTATTTAAATCTTGCTGAAGCTTATGCTAAAAAAGGCGATTACAGCAATGCTTTGACTAATTTGAATATTGTTCGCGAAAGAGCCATTATTGGTGGCAGTTACACTTCTTTAAACAGTACAAATGCTGTGCAGAGAATCGATGAAGAACGTCAATTGGAATTGGCTTTTGAAGCGCACCGTGGTTATGATGTATATCGAAATGGGCAAACTATGACGCGACGTTATCCAGGTCCGCATTTGCCTATGAATGATGTGCCTGCAACAAGTTTAAGAGTCGTGCAATACATTCCGCAATCAGAAATTAATGCATATCCGGGAACTTTGACCCAAAACCCATAA
- a CDS encoding Gfo/Idh/MocA family protein — protein MLWGTFASAQMIKTKTPARAKGQTDVLRLAAPAIPTVRVAFIGLGMRGPGAVERMTHIPGVEIVALCDMTQENTAKSNEILTKAGFPKAQEFYGDENAWRKVTALPNVDLVYVATDWLHHAVIGVQAMKDGKHVAIEVPGALTMNEIWELIDTSEKTRKHCMQLENCVYDFFELTTLNMAQQGVFGEILHAEGSYIHGLQPFWGEYWNNWRMDYNIKHRGDVYATHGMGPACQALNIHRGDKMNFLVSMDTKAVGNPAYIKEKSGKEIKDFRNGDHTMTMIRTENGKTIQIQHDVTSPRPYSRMYQLSGTKGFANKYPLEGYALDGKELGDDVKPNHEKLSAHSFVPEEVKKALMEKYKHPIAKGIEEQAKKVGGHGGMDFIMDYRLIHCLQKGLPLDMDVYDLAEWSCLGSLTEISLDNNSAPVEIPDFTRGGWNKLKKLEFSE, from the coding sequence ATGTTGTGGGGAACATTTGCATCTGCTCAAATGATAAAGACAAAAACTCCTGCACGTGCTAAAGGTCAGACCGATGTTTTACGTTTAGCGGCGCCGGCGATTCCTACGGTTCGTGTTGCTTTTATCGGACTAGGAATGCGTGGTCCCGGAGCTGTAGAACGTATGACACATATTCCGGGTGTTGAAATTGTGGCATTATGCGATATGACACAAGAAAACACTGCAAAGTCTAATGAAATTCTAACAAAAGCTGGTTTTCCTAAAGCTCAGGAATTTTACGGAGACGAAAATGCCTGGAGAAAAGTTACCGCTTTACCAAATGTAGATTTAGTTTATGTAGCTACAGATTGGCTTCATCATGCTGTTATTGGAGTTCAGGCGATGAAAGATGGTAAACATGTTGCTATTGAAGTTCCGGGAGCTTTAACCATGAACGAAATCTGGGAACTGATCGATACTTCTGAAAAGACTCGCAAACACTGCATGCAATTAGAAAACTGCGTTTATGATTTCTTTGAATTAACTACTTTAAATATGGCGCAGCAAGGTGTTTTTGGAGAAATTCTTCATGCCGAAGGTTCATACATTCATGGGTTACAACCATTTTGGGGAGAATACTGGAACAATTGGAGAATGGATTACAACATCAAACACCGTGGTGATGTTTATGCAACTCACGGAATGGGGCCGGCTTGTCAGGCTTTAAACATTCACCGTGGAGACAAAATGAATTTCCTGGTTTCTATGGATACCAAAGCAGTTGGAAATCCAGCTTATATCAAAGAAAAATCAGGAAAAGAAATCAAAGATTTTAGAAATGGAGATCATACTATGACGATGATTCGTACTGAAAACGGGAAAACAATCCAGATACAGCATGATGTTACTTCTCCTCGTCCTTACAGCAGAATGTACCAATTGAGCGGTACAAAAGGTTTTGCGAATAAATATCCGTTAGAAGGTTATGCTTTAGATGGAAAAGAACTTGGTGATGATGTTAAACCAAATCATGAAAAATTAAGTGCCCACTCTTTTGTTCCGGAAGAAGTAAAAAAAGCTTTAATGGAAAAATACAAACATCCAATTGCAAAAGGAATCGAGGAACAGGCTAAAAAAGTGGGCGGTCACGGCGGAATGGATTTCATTATGGATTACCGTTTAATTCACTGTCTGCAAAAAGGACTTCCATTAGATATGGATGTTTACGATTTGGCTGAATGGTCTTGTCTGGGTTCATTAACCGAAATTTCATTAGACAATAATTCTGCTCCTGTTGAAATTCCAGATTTCACTCGAGGCGGATGGAACAAATTGAAAAAATTAGAATTTTCAGAATAA
- a CDS encoding LysM peptidoglycan-binding domain-containing protein has protein sequence MRELLIISLVFILSFNKIIAQDSIIEHKIQKGETAYFIAQKYKVSLDEIYKLNPESQNGIKDNQVLKIPVHSSQQISTEKQQTHIVAPKETLFGLSKQYHVSLEAIQNANQEILAGGLQIGQELIIPQNSDHFSKQEIVVSSKATHQVLAKESLFSIARQYNVSVQDLENLNKDILINGLQIGQAISIPNKRKTIDGRVRVINQETVFHVVEPKETKFSIAKKYGISIDQLESQNPEIVNGLIVGNKLAINTKGIQPANESEELMLALAEKQVVVEKTKAKTVEIEDLKDRLVVQKEMNQKIIKINDLKVNLNDMNGSKENSVEKLRLVLEANKNVQDVLMVKLDSLVVAMNNDLKELKRMDILNVEESKRLEKQSSEGINKTNELSSQLKKELAENRKVYAGLMNKVEKIAVEENQEYKKKIRESEKKTNTEPLQQRLSLEEIKRYKIEQEKGDAQNQLLIAKIDSLDNQKKIEVKRHISKASYYSMEARKFDDKLALVKLKKYQDEAVKKRKKENTVENSKTISLEEMKQELKDNPLRPDKTVKVEVYDNLREVSNGYYLVLGIFTDAVDRDKLIMKLIDSGDFNASFFFNINSLSYYVYSDKFENMEEVLYKCKKKEEDELYKEIVIAKAEIDLR, from the coding sequence ATGAGAGAACTTTTAATAATTTCTCTTGTCTTTATTTTGTCTTTTAACAAAATAATTGCGCAAGATTCAATTATCGAGCACAAGATTCAAAAAGGTGAAACCGCTTATTTTATTGCCCAAAAGTATAAGGTTTCTTTAGATGAGATTTACAAACTCAACCCCGAATCGCAAAACGGAATCAAGGATAATCAAGTTTTAAAGATTCCGGTTCATTCCTCCCAACAAATTAGTACAGAAAAGCAGCAAACTCATATTGTTGCACCAAAAGAAACACTGTTTGGTTTATCAAAACAATATCATGTTTCGTTAGAAGCCATTCAAAATGCCAATCAGGAAATTCTTGCCGGTGGACTCCAAATTGGTCAGGAATTAATTATTCCTCAAAATTCAGATCATTTCTCCAAACAAGAAATTGTTGTTTCTTCAAAAGCAACACATCAGGTTCTGGCAAAAGAATCTTTATTTAGTATTGCCAGACAGTATAATGTTTCGGTTCAGGATTTGGAAAATCTTAATAAAGATATTTTGATTAATGGCTTACAAATTGGCCAGGCAATTTCAATTCCAAACAAAAGAAAAACTATTGATGGAAGAGTTCGTGTTATCAATCAGGAAACGGTTTTTCATGTTGTTGAGCCAAAGGAAACCAAGTTTTCGATTGCAAAGAAATACGGAATTTCAATTGATCAGTTAGAATCTCAAAACCCAGAAATTGTAAACGGATTAATTGTTGGAAATAAATTAGCCATCAATACAAAAGGAATTCAGCCCGCAAACGAAAGTGAAGAATTAATGTTGGCTTTGGCCGAAAAACAAGTTGTTGTTGAGAAAACTAAAGCCAAAACGGTTGAAATTGAAGATTTAAAAGATCGTTTGGTTGTTCAGAAAGAAATGAACCAGAAAATCATTAAGATTAACGATTTAAAAGTGAATCTGAATGATATGAATGGCTCTAAAGAAAATTCGGTTGAAAAACTTCGTCTGGTTTTAGAAGCCAATAAAAATGTTCAGGATGTTTTAATGGTAAAATTGGATTCGCTTGTTGTTGCCATGAACAATGATTTGAAAGAATTAAAGCGAATGGATATTTTGAATGTAGAAGAATCAAAAAGATTGGAGAAACAATCTTCTGAAGGAATCAATAAAACTAATGAATTATCGTCTCAATTGAAAAAAGAATTGGCAGAAAACAGAAAAGTGTATGCCGGTTTGATGAATAAAGTAGAGAAAATTGCCGTTGAAGAAAATCAGGAATACAAAAAGAAAATCCGCGAAAGCGAGAAAAAAACGAATACAGAACCTTTACAGCAACGTTTATCTTTAGAAGAAATTAAACGTTATAAAATAGAGCAGGAGAAAGGCGATGCGCAAAATCAGCTTTTAATTGCTAAGATTGATTCCTTAGACAATCAGAAAAAAATTGAAGTAAAAAGACACATCAGCAAAGCTTCTTATTACAGTATGGAAGCTCGAAAATTTGATGATAAACTGGCTTTGGTTAAACTGAAAAAATATCAGGATGAAGCAGTCAAAAAACGGAAGAAAGAGAATACTGTAGAAAATTCAAAAACAATTTCACTGGAAGAAATGAAACAGGAATTGAAAGACAATCCGTTAAGACCTGATAAAACAGTAAAAGTAGAAGTTTATGATAATCTTAGAGAAGTTTCGAATGGGTATTACTTAGTTTTGGGTATATTTACAGACGCAGTTGACCGAGATAAGCTTATTATGAAACTCATTGATTCTGGCGATTTTAATGCTAGTTTCTTCTTCAATATCAATAGCCTTTCGTACTATGTTTACAGTGATAAATTCGAAAACATGGAAGAAGTGCTTTATAAATGCAAGAAAAAAGAAGAAGATGAGTTATATAAAGAAATCGTAATTGCCAAAGCAGAAATCGACTTGAGGTGA
- a CDS encoding DUF3472 domain-containing protein, with the protein MKNLLHLILAFSLASFSCADHSETNSENNTIENPKTSISLPLAGNAYSSKHLEESNITDNGIENWKDSNETFTVYFRIFKPGTFQISVEESVEVFGKSEVEFSILNETKKITFTTSKKAVLIGNWKINQEGYVALKIKGISKNGDRFPSMDRLKISSADYDGKISFVPNNEGNFYHWGRRGPSVHLNYAIPENINAEWFYNEMTVPENEDKIGSYFMANGFGEGYFGIQVNSATERRVLFSVWSPFNTDDPASIPESHKIQMLKKGENVHTGEFGNEGSGGQSYLKYNWKAGTTYKFLLKGTPNGNNTTTYTAYFFAPEENKWMLIASFSRPETNTYLKRFHSFLENFIPEQGDYSRTVFFNNQWICDEKGKWTELNTARFTNDNTGAKEYRMDFAGGTENNSFYLKNGGFFNNYTMPKTNFTRPLNNKKPEIDFNNLQ; encoded by the coding sequence ATGAAAAATTTACTCCATCTTATTTTAGCATTTTCCCTCGCTTCTTTTTCCTGTGCTGATCACAGTGAAACAAATTCAGAAAATAACACAATCGAAAATCCTAAAACCTCTATTTCTTTACCGTTAGCAGGAAATGCTTATAGTTCTAAACATTTAGAGGAAAGCAATATTACAGATAATGGAATCGAAAACTGGAAGGATTCTAATGAAACTTTTACTGTTTATTTCAGAATTTTTAAACCGGGAACTTTCCAAATTTCCGTTGAAGAATCAGTTGAAGTTTTCGGAAAATCTGAAGTTGAATTTTCCATTCTTAATGAAACAAAAAAAATAACTTTCACTACTTCTAAAAAAGCTGTTTTAATTGGAAACTGGAAAATCAATCAAGAAGGTTATGTGGCATTAAAAATAAAAGGAATTAGTAAAAATGGTGATCGTTTTCCGTCTATGGACAGATTAAAAATTTCCAGCGCAGATTATGACGGAAAAATCTCTTTTGTTCCCAACAACGAAGGTAATTTTTATCATTGGGGACGCCGAGGTCCCTCTGTCCACCTAAATTATGCTATTCCTGAGAACATTAATGCTGAATGGTTTTATAACGAAATGACGGTTCCTGAAAACGAAGATAAAATTGGTTCTTATTTTATGGCAAATGGTTTTGGCGAAGGCTATTTCGGAATTCAGGTCAATTCAGCAACTGAAAGAAGAGTTTTATTTTCGGTTTGGAGTCCGTTCAATACAGATGATCCAGCCAGTATTCCAGAATCACATAAAATCCAAATGCTCAAAAAAGGAGAAAATGTACATACAGGAGAATTTGGTAATGAAGGTTCCGGCGGACAAAGCTATTTAAAGTACAATTGGAAAGCAGGCACAACTTACAAATTCCTGCTAAAAGGTACACCAAACGGAAATAATACAACCACTTACACCGCTTACTTTTTCGCTCCGGAAGAGAATAAATGGATGCTGATTGCCAGTTTCAGTCGTCCCGAAACGAATACTTATTTAAAGAGATTTCATTCATTTTTAGAAAATTTTATTCCGGAACAAGGTGATTATTCTCGTACAGTTTTCTTCAATAATCAATGGATTTGTGATGAAAAAGGTAAATGGACAGAACTTAATACTGCCAGATTTACGAATGATAATACAGGAGCTAAAGAATACCGAATGGATTTCGCAGGCGGAACAGAAAACAACTCTTTCTACTTAAAAAATGGAGGCTTTTTTAATAATTATACAATGCCAAAAACTAACTTTACCAGACCACTCAACAATAAGAAGCCAGAAATAGATTTTAATAATTTACAGTAA
- the guaA gene encoding glutamine-hydrolyzing GMP synthase has product MQHNVLILDFGSQYTQLIARRVRELNIFCEIFPYNHIPSDLSSYKAVILGGSPFSVRGEDAPHPDLSQIRGKMPLLAVCYGAQYLAHFSGGEVAASNTREYGRANLSYIKEAETFFDGVSENSQVWMSHSDSIKALPTNAVKLASTHDVEYAAYKIEGETTYAIQYHPEVYHSTDGKKMLENFLVKIAEVPQNFTPNAFVDEMVAELKEKLGNDKVVLGLSGGVDSTVAAVLLNKAIGQNLYCIFVNNGLLRKNEFQNVLDQYKGMGLNVKGVDAGDRFLGELAGISDPETKRKTIGRVFIEVFDDESHLLEDVKWLAQGTIYPDVIESVSVKGPSATIKSHHNVGGLPDYMKLKIVEPLRMLFKDEVRRVGATLGIDPELLGRHPFPGPGLSIRILGDITPEKVRILQDVDSVFIEGLKSWGLYDKVWQAGAILLPVNSVGVMGDERTYEKVVALRAVESTDGMTADWVHLPYDFLMKVSNDIINKVKGVNRVVYDISSKPPATIEWE; this is encoded by the coding sequence ATGCAACACAACGTACTTATTTTAGATTTCGGGTCGCAATATACTCAGCTTATTGCGCGTAGAGTTCGCGAATTAAATATATTCTGCGAAATTTTTCCTTACAATCACATTCCAAGTGATTTATCAAGTTATAAAGCCGTAATTTTAGGAGGAAGCCCTTTCTCTGTTAGAGGTGAAGATGCTCCACATCCTGATTTATCGCAAATTAGAGGTAAAATGCCTTTACTTGCTGTTTGTTACGGAGCTCAGTATTTAGCGCATTTCAGCGGTGGAGAAGTAGCCGCTTCAAACACAAGAGAATACGGTAGAGCAAACTTATCTTATATTAAAGAAGCTGAAACTTTCTTTGACGGAGTTTCAGAAAACAGCCAGGTTTGGATGAGCCATAGCGATAGTATCAAAGCGCTTCCAACAAATGCTGTAAAATTAGCAAGCACGCATGATGTAGAATACGCAGCTTACAAAATTGAAGGCGAAACTACTTATGCAATTCAATACCACCCGGAAGTTTACCATTCAACAGATGGAAAAAAAATGCTGGAAAACTTCTTAGTAAAAATTGCTGAAGTTCCTCAAAACTTTACTCCAAATGCTTTCGTTGATGAAATGGTAGCTGAATTAAAAGAGAAATTAGGAAACGACAAAGTGGTTCTTGGTTTATCTGGAGGAGTAGATTCTACGGTAGCGGCAGTTTTATTAAACAAAGCAATCGGACAAAACTTATATTGCATCTTCGTTAACAACGGACTTTTACGTAAAAATGAATTCCAAAATGTATTAGATCAATACAAAGGAATGGGATTAAATGTAAAAGGAGTTGACGCTGGAGATCGTTTCCTTGGCGAATTAGCAGGAATCAGCGACCCAGAAACCAAACGTAAAACAATTGGTCGTGTATTTATCGAAGTTTTTGATGATGAATCACACTTATTAGAAGATGTAAAATGGTTGGCTCAGGGAACAATTTACCCAGACGTAATTGAATCTGTTTCGGTAAAAGGACCATCTGCAACTATTAAATCGCATCATAACGTGGGCGGATTGCCGGATTATATGAAATTAAAAATTGTAGAACCGCTTAGAATGTTGTTTAAAGACGAAGTTCGTAGAGTTGGTGCTACATTAGGAATAGATCCTGAATTATTAGGAAGACACCCTTTCCCGGGGCCAGGATTATCAATTAGAATTTTAGGAGATATTACTCCGGAGAAAGTTAGAATTTTACAAGATGTAGATTCTGTATTTATTGAAGGATTAAAATCTTGGGGATTATACGATAAAGTTTGGCAGGCTGGAGCAATTTTGCTTCCTGTAAACTCTGTTGGGGTTATGGGCGATGAGCGTACGTACGAAAAAGTAGTAGCGCTTAGAGCTGTAGAATCAACAGATGGTATGACTGCTGACTGGGTTCATTTACCTTACGATTTCTTGATGAAAGTATCCAACGATATTATCAATAAGGTAAAAGGCGTGAATCGTGTTGTTTACGATATTAGTTCAAAACCACCAGCAACAATTGAGTGGGAATAG